From the Hordeum vulgare subsp. vulgare chromosome 1H, MorexV3_pseudomolecules_assembly, whole genome shotgun sequence genome, the window AAACAAAGTAGAGAGCTGACTACATTTGAACATAGGGTTTACTCAGTATGCAAAACCTACAAATTTCGTCCCTTTCTTTTGTGTTTGGAGATCCTTCGAACTGACTAGTAAGACAAGTTTTCCAAATATGGGCTGAAATCTCTCGATCCAGCTCTAGATCGTTTTGACTCAGGGCACTTGTCAAGGCCAGGGGAAATAAGAAATAAACACTGGAGACCAAAGCTCACAATCTTAATTTGTATTGTTCTACTTTTCCGATTAGTAGTTTGATCAATCAATTGCTGTCATTTTTTGGGCCTACAGTCGACAACTTTCTCTAGCAACTAAGAATAGTGACACAAAAACATGAATGTGCACcataaaaaaaacacaaaaactaGACGGTGGTCTACACAATGGTAACCATTAGTTATTCATTTAAAACTGAGATGAGATTTGTTGGAAAAACTAGACGGTGGTTGCTACAAAACCTTGTATAGACTAGAAACTCACTTGCGGTCCCCTTCAACATCCGGAAGATCTTTGGTTATAGCAATGACTAGAGCAAATACTGTCACAAAGCATGTAATAAAAGCAACAGGCGAGCTGCAGATAGAAAGGTATCACATAGCATTAGACATCACAAATATCTCTGAATGTCTGCAATGAGACGCAACATACCGCTTTCCAGATAGGTGTATATTGACTGTAGAAATACAATGCTAACTTAACAAGGTTCGAGTACACTTGCAGCAACTATTTACCTCCATTGGAATGTAAGACCTAATGCAGCTCTAGTAGCATAGTACACCCCAAAGTTGAGAAGGAATCCACGAACCTGTAAAAAAATAATCAAAGATAGGTTTGTCAAAAAGAAAGAAAGTTTTGCAGATAGTGTTGTCCTAAAGTAAAATAGAAACATGATAGCATGGACTTGCAATAAAACAAGGAACATGATAGCACAGCATTACTCAGAGAAATTAGGTCTTCTAATATTATATAGAGGATCATTGGTGAGTTACGAGGAAACTAAGGACCTAACTTCATAAGTGAAATACAGTATAGATTTCCACACCAGTATTTTGGATCTATCATAGTTGGTGTATTTCTGTCATTTTTCTACATAGGATTCTTAGGGAGCTTCCTTTAACATCGTTTTGCGTGATCTACATATAGCACAGGCTCAGGTTAAGGTTCTTCCGAAGTCAAATAATATTTTTGATAGCAAGAATAGTAACTCGAGAACCTGTGATATATGTGGACATCTGCAGTGTTTTCTTAGAGCACCTCTCTTGAAGTTCTATCCCACAGTACACATACTAAATTTTCGAACAAATAAACTGTTCTAAGCATGTCTAAATATTTAAATTATTCTCCAAAAGGCATCACAAGACAATTTCTGTAAACTGGTATAGCTAGTGTTAGGGTGGAGATGATTCAGTCATACTCTCATTTCTCCGAAGAAATATATTTCTAGAAAGTGCAGTTATACATTGATCGTGTTCTGAGCTGCATAAGGAACACCATGCACATGGGAATAAAAAGCAGGCACGACCACTCAACACAGGGAAACCAGTGTGATCTTACCACTGTTAATTTTTACTCATGCTAAACTACAAAATTGGTTTGCGGCCATATTAGTCAATAATATTTCCTTTTGTCGCTACAGCCTATCTTGTCATATTACAAATGCTACATAGAAAGTGTCAGAAATTCATTAAAAAGGATTGTCAGATACAAGTTCAATGAGTATGGAAATAATTACATATGTATCGGTCATGTGCAGCCCATTATGAGCCCATGGGAATGACGCACAAGAGGATCGCACACTTGCAGTTATGGATTGGCCAGCACCCACATCCAAGGCTTGCATCATTACTTATGTTTAGTTGTGATATATTTGGTTTAGAGGCTTATCTTTAGTTATTTGGCTAGTCAAGTTGTTAGATCGGCCCTATGTAAGACATGCAGTAGATCGAGTGCAACTAAGCAGAGATAATTAAGCAAAGTTTCCAGTTCATAATTGGGCTATCATTCTAAAGTATAAGAGCTACAAAAAGGTGCTATTAGTCTGTTACTATAGTAATGAAGAAGGGAGGAGCAAAGTACCGTTGCAATGATAAGAAAAGCAGCAACAGGATATCTCTTCAGTCTGAATGGAGGAACAGAATATATAGTGCCAAGAAATAGACCAAGGCAGTAAAGAGAGGTGATGAAAGGTCCAAAGTTTGAAACGACAATTGAGAAGCCCACCACTGCGAATGCTACGACCAGTAACCATGCTGACTGAACTGAGAGATCACCGGCAGCAATAGGTAAATATGGTTTGTTTACCCTGTTCAGTGACATAAACTTAGAAATGACAGGTATAGCAGAAACATTGGCTGGGCTTTGGTGGTATGCTACTTTAAATGGTAATACTTCGTAGTGGCACCTTTATGAATGAAGGTAGTAAGTGTAAGTGAAGACTCAATTCATGGGAGGCAATATACATACTTGTCGATTCCAATGTCATAGATCTGATTAATCCCAACAATGTAACCGTTGCCACAGATCAATGCTACAAGCCCATAGAATGCTTTGAATACCAAGCGCCAATCAATCAACTGGGGATTCTCTAATAATGCTCTAGCAACCAAGGCTCTGCGTCCAAAAAACAGTTTCAGTACTAGAAAACTAAATCTCGGTTGAGCCATTATAAATATAAAGCTCCATACTCACGTGGATCCCAAAGCAGTTCCACGAATTGTGTGTGGCCTCAAAAATCTCCAGCAGGAATCCTTTAGGTTTGATAGTGTCTTCAACAGTGGAGCTGGCCCAGCTGCATCAGCTTGAGAGCATGCCTGTACCAGGACCAGATCAAATGAGTGTGATCATGATCGAAAAGACACATAGCCACATGGTTACTTAAGTAAATGTGATCGATGATGAATATTAGAAAACAGTGATTTCAATCATTACTAGTTCACATTAAAAATGTCTGTAAGAAGGGAAAGACAGGCAATCACACTCATCATGCTTTGTGAATTGTGATAACCCCCCATCTCCAATTTTCCAAACAGGCAAGTACATAACGCCTATTTGGATCACGCTGCATTCAAAGTATGGACGAGACTACTACTCAATGACCACGGAAATATGTGAGTTGATCAGGACATTCGGCATTGCATCCTGTCCTCCAAACCAAAATGCAGTAAAATCGACTTCTGAGACTCTAGATGGATGTCAATGATGGATCAGCGCTTGTAACAAACACTGTAGCTTCTAAGTTGTAGCCTGTTAGGGAACGTCGGTGCGCACATGGATGCGGAAGTTAGCATCTAGACCGTGTCTAAGCACATTACTGTGATGGTGTTATTCCTGATGCCTCTAAATCCTAGTGTGCCTTAGTTTCCTTGCCTACAAACATGGACAAGGGAAACGACAAAATAATGTCAATAAAATAACTGCGAGTCCTCTCATATAGTGGGTACACATGTGATCCTCTTCGGCTGGCTTATATTACCGTCTCTTGTGAAAGCAAGGCGCGGCACTTAATTTGCTACCTACCTCTCGAGTCTACGCATTTGTTGGTGTACTATGTACGATTTAAATTGTGGCAATAATTCACATCTCACTCACTCGCACAACGTTCAGGACTTCCGTGACCACCCATGGCATTATTTGCATTAGGAAGTAGCACGAGTAGCATCTCTAATCTTCTTTGAATTTATAAATTGACGTAAAATGATATTGCTAGGAACACCAGTACAACTAACAGATGCATTTGAACATCATATAGTCCCGCAAAAGGCTTTGCTCAGATTCCTTTACAGTCCTTTGTACCGCCAGCAAATCATGGCCGCGATCAGAACATATGACAACTTGATAAGGCAAGTAGGCACAATAGTTTACTTAAGTAAATGCACTGATATGCGAATGTGAGCAAGCGTGAGCCCATCCATTACTACTAGTTGTCATGAAAAATGTCTGCAAGGAGGGGAAGGCTCCCCAATCTCAAAATTTACCAAAGAGGGTAGTACACAATGCCTATTCGGATTACAGTGCCACCGAAGCATTGCATCAGGACATTCAGGATTGCAGGTTTCAGCATTGCATCCTGTCCTACAAGAATGTACTCCCtcggtcccaaaataagtgtcttaactttatactggctctaatacaaagttgtactaaaattgagacacttattttgggacggaggtagTATTCAGTAAAACTGACTAGCTGGAACTACACGCAGCTGCCAAGCGGTGAATCTGATTAAGCTAGATTGCGCAAAACACGCCGCCGAGACAGGGCATCCGACAAGCATACCCCGCATTGAGCTAGAGACACGAGATCGGGATGCTTACCCGCACGGtgtcgcgccggcgccggcgggcgGCGCTGCAGGGGGCGCGCGGGGAGAGAGTGAACCGGGCGgaagcagaggaggaggagagagacgAGGCGGAAGGCGGCGGCGACGGGCCGAGGAGGCGAGGAGGGCGCCTGCTGCGGCCGCCCGCCGGGGCGGGGAGGAAGGTGGACGCGTGGGAGGGGACCGGAGGGGAGGCGAGGGAAGCCATGGATGGGAGGGGAGTTCACTCTGCTCACTTTTTTTTCCCCTCCTCAGCCACCCGTCGCCATTGGAGATTGATGAGGATGCAGGCAACAGCGAGGGGAGATGCCACGAGGGCCGTGCGTGTGTTATCCTATGGCTGcggtaggtaggtgttcatgctATGGCTGATGATTTTGCTTTTTTTTTCATTCTTTTgtccccttttatttttgttgtggcgGTAAATCTATTTTCGAAATTTACAAGATATTCGTGCCAGCTAGG encodes:
- the LOC123448160 gene encoding probable homogentisate phytyltransferase 2, chloroplastic, producing MASLASPPVPSHASTFLPAPAGGRSRRPPRLLGPSPPPSASSLSSSSASARFTLSPRAPCSAARRRRRDTVRACSQADAAGPAPLLKTLSNLKDSCWRFLRPHTIRGTALGSTALVARALLENPQLIDWRLVFKAFYGLVALICGNGYIVGINQIYDIGIDKVNKPYLPIAAGDLSVQSAWLLVVAFAVVGFSIVVSNFGPFITSLYCLGLFLGTIYSVPPFRLKRYPVAAFLIIATVRGFLLNFGVYYATRAALGLTFQWSSPVAFITCFVTVFALVIAITKDLPDVEGDRKFQISTLATKLGVRNIAFLGSGLLLANYVAAIAVPFLIPQAFRSIVMVPFHAALAVALIFQTWVLEQAKYSKDAISQYYRFIWNLFYAEYIFFPLI